A genomic window from Chitinophaga pollutisoli includes:
- a CDS encoding amidophosphoribosyltransferase, with protein MEKQHNRGQDGAGLATVKLHTEPGVPFMHRIRSAQPQPIGDVFGKVRDEIAEIEKYQPEITRYPGLMKGHVRFLGELLLGHLRYATQGKNDVELCHPFVRYNTIPARNLTMAGNFNLVNVDELFSFTKVSPGDKHKNSDLAAMLEVVHHFLCKEDEARQNGLDVKNILKQAFSMFDGGYHVGGLIGSGDSFVIRDPHGIRPSYYYVNEDVIVTASERAAIRTTFNVGENEVMELMPGNALIVKENGEYSIEEIIPARERRACSFERIYFSRGNDEKIYKERHALGYHLSETVLKAIDNDLRNTIFSFIPNTAEVAFYGLIKGLEDYLNRIKVERIMSWGKDFDEEKLTEMVNRRVRIDKIAIKDVKMRTFITEDSSRNEMVQHVYDITYGTVRPGTDTLVVIDDSIVRGTTLRESIIKMLDRLGPKRIIVMSSAPQIRYPDCYGIDMSKMGEFVAFQAAIALIREQGKEYILQEAYGLAKELERTNTLNAQNVVKNVYKPFTPEQISAKIAEIITPPGIEAKVEVIYQNIESLHASCPSNLGDWYFTGDYPTPGGNRVVNKAFMNYMEGKNERGY; from the coding sequence ATGGAAAAACAGCACAACCGTGGGCAAGACGGCGCAGGCCTGGCCACTGTAAAATTACACACCGAGCCCGGGGTGCCTTTCATGCACCGCATCCGGAGCGCGCAGCCGCAACCCATCGGCGATGTTTTCGGGAAAGTCCGCGACGAAATTGCAGAGATCGAAAAGTACCAGCCTGAGATCACCCGCTACCCGGGCCTCATGAAAGGGCACGTCCGCTTCCTGGGCGAACTGCTGCTGGGGCATCTCCGCTACGCCACCCAGGGCAAAAATGACGTAGAACTTTGCCATCCCTTCGTAAGATATAACACCATCCCCGCCCGAAACCTCACCATGGCTGGTAACTTCAACCTGGTGAATGTGGACGAGCTATTCAGTTTCACAAAAGTTTCTCCTGGCGACAAGCACAAAAACAGCGACCTCGCCGCCATGCTCGAAGTGGTACACCATTTCCTTTGCAAGGAAGACGAAGCGCGGCAAAACGGGCTGGACGTGAAGAATATCCTCAAGCAGGCGTTCTCCATGTTCGACGGCGGTTATCATGTAGGCGGCCTCATCGGCTCCGGCGATTCCTTCGTGATCCGCGATCCCCACGGGATTCGTCCTTCTTATTACTATGTCAACGAAGACGTGATCGTGACCGCCTCTGAGCGCGCGGCCATCCGCACCACCTTCAACGTAGGCGAGAACGAAGTGATGGAGCTCATGCCCGGCAACGCACTGATCGTGAAGGAAAACGGCGAATACTCCATTGAAGAGATCATCCCGGCCCGCGAACGCCGCGCCTGCTCCTTCGAACGGATCTACTTCTCCCGCGGAAACGACGAGAAGATCTACAAAGAGCGCCACGCACTGGGCTACCACCTCTCCGAAACCGTACTCAAAGCCATCGACAACGACCTTCGCAATACCATCTTCTCTTTCATCCCCAACACGGCGGAAGTCGCGTTCTACGGCCTGATCAAAGGGCTGGAAGACTACCTCAACCGCATCAAGGTGGAAAGGATTATGAGCTGGGGCAAAGATTTCGATGAAGAAAAGCTGACCGAAATGGTTAACCGCCGCGTCCGGATCGATAAAATCGCCATCAAAGACGTGAAGATGCGGACCTTCATCACGGAAGATTCCAGCCGCAACGAGATGGTGCAGCACGTTTACGATATCACTTACGGAACCGTCCGCCCCGGCACCGACACGCTGGTAGTGATCGACGACTCCATCGTACGGGGTACCACCCTCCGCGAAAGCATCATCAAAATGCTGGACCGCCTCGGTCCCAAACGCATCATCGTGATGTCGTCCGCCCCGCAAATCCGCTACCCGGACTGCTATGGCATCGATATGAGCAAGATGGGCGAGTTTGTGGCCTTCCAGGCGGCCATCGCGCTGATCCGGGAGCAGGGCAAGGAATACATCCTGCAGGAAGCTTACGGCCTGGCCAAAGAGCTGGAGCGCACCAATACCCTGAACGCGCAGAACGTGGTAAAAAATGTTTACAAACCATTTACGCCCGAGCAGATTTCCGCGAAAATCGCCGAAATCATCACCCCGCCCGGCATTGAAGCGAAAGTGGAAGTGATTTACCAGAACATCGAAAGCCTGCATGCGAGCTGCCCGAGCAACCTCGGCGACTGGTACTTTACCGGCGACTACCCCACTCCCGGTGGTAACCGCGTGGTAAACAAGGCGTTCATGAATTACATGGAAGGCAAGAACGAAAGGGGGTATTAA
- a CDS encoding porin: MTKSCTLLWPLLMVPAALLAQVQERQMDDTTVMSEPLIPVSKQSLLSNVDVIANMQMSFQNEFEEGTYQRSRFVMNQFRLEIRGKVHDKVYFRFRDRYTRGVVPQSIDNISRSTDLAFLRFDVNSSWSIYAGKMCADWGGYEFDANPIEIYEYSDIIEYADNFLVGAGVSYMLPDNENQFTFQVLNSRTASFNELYDTLVLPGVRSARFPFAGVLNWRGNFGKFNTLWSYSLFREAEDEYMNYLALGNQFATKKFQIQYDFKWSREALDRKGIISSITDNAGIKHAYRARYMSHWVRMDWHLSSKVNLFVVGMMDDAYWSPKGTSLPDNASTVKMRTAWGYIPGVEVYPFKNLNLKVFGTFIGRKYVYTDYAKSNFGSVNTDNYRASIGIISPLVIL, translated from the coding sequence ATGACAAAAAGCTGTACCCTTCTATGGCCCCTGCTGATGGTCCCTGCCGCGCTTCTGGCGCAGGTACAGGAAAGACAGATGGACGATACCACGGTGATGAGCGAGCCGCTGATACCCGTCAGCAAGCAGTCTTTATTGTCCAATGTGGATGTAATTGCGAACATGCAGATGTCGTTCCAGAACGAATTTGAGGAAGGAACGTACCAGCGCTCCCGGTTCGTCATGAACCAGTTCAGGCTGGAAATCCGCGGTAAGGTGCACGACAAGGTCTACTTCCGCTTCCGCGACCGGTACACCCGCGGCGTGGTGCCGCAGTCGATCGATAACATCAGCCGCAGTACCGACCTCGCATTTCTCCGGTTCGACGTAAACAGTTCCTGGAGCATTTACGCCGGTAAGATGTGCGCGGACTGGGGAGGGTACGAGTTCGACGCCAACCCTATCGAGATTTACGAGTATTCCGACATTATAGAATACGCCGACAATTTCCTGGTAGGCGCGGGCGTTTCTTATATGCTGCCCGATAATGAAAATCAATTCACTTTCCAGGTGTTGAACAGCCGCACGGCGAGTTTCAATGAACTGTACGATACCCTGGTGCTGCCGGGCGTCAGGTCGGCGAGGTTTCCCTTTGCCGGGGTGCTGAACTGGAGGGGCAATTTCGGAAAATTCAATACGCTCTGGTCGTATTCCCTGTTCCGGGAAGCCGAAGACGAATACATGAACTACCTCGCGTTGGGGAACCAGTTCGCCACGAAGAAGTTCCAGATTCAATACGATTTCAAATGGAGCCGCGAAGCGCTGGACCGCAAAGGAATCATTTCGAGCATCACCGACAATGCAGGCATCAAACACGCCTACCGCGCCCGGTACATGAGCCATTGGGTACGGATGGACTGGCATTTGTCGTCCAAAGTAAATCTGTTTGTGGTGGGGATGATGGACGATGCGTACTGGAGCCCCAAGGGTACGAGCCTGCCGGATAATGCCAGCACGGTTAAAATGCGGACGGCCTGGGGATATATTCCCGGGGTGGAAGTGTATCCTTTTAAGAATTTGAATCTCAAAGTGTTCGGAACATTTATCGGTAGGAAGTACGTGTATACCGATTACGCGAAATCGAATTTCGGCAGCGTGAACACGGATAATTACCGGGCATCCATTGGTATTATCAGCCCTTTGGTCATCTTATAA
- a CDS encoding type II asparaginase: protein MKNLLLLLLASTCWMLRPARGQNPNLPNVVILATGGTIAGAGESSVGTAYTAGKLPIDDLLNAVPEARKIANLRGEQIASVGSQAMHDSVWLKLAHRINELVKRSDVDGIVITHGTDTEGETGYFLQLTVKTTKPVVLVGAMRSATALSADGPLNLYNGIVVAANKTSADRGVLVAMNDYIYSARDVTKTNTTNVSTFQAPNTGPLGVVMDGKVEFYHRLIRKHTHETVFDVSGVNSLPKVDILYGYANTNPVLVDALVKDRVAGIVIAGVGNGNLYPTVEAKVKQITRQGIMVVRSNRTGSGRVLLNAETDDSALGTIAADDLNPQKARILLQLALLKTKDPKQIQQMFFEY, encoded by the coding sequence ATGAAAAATCTGTTGCTGTTATTGCTGGCAAGCACCTGCTGGATGCTGCGCCCTGCCCGCGGTCAAAACCCCAATCTGCCCAATGTTGTGATACTCGCAACGGGCGGGACGATTGCCGGGGCAGGGGAATCCAGCGTGGGAACGGCTTACACGGCCGGGAAGCTTCCGATCGATGACCTGTTGAATGCTGTGCCCGAAGCCCGGAAGATCGCCAACCTGCGCGGCGAACAAATCGCCAGCGTAGGCAGCCAGGCCATGCACGACAGCGTGTGGCTGAAGCTGGCCCACCGCATCAACGAGCTGGTGAAGCGTAGCGATGTAGACGGGATCGTGATCACGCACGGGACCGACACAGAGGGCGAAACCGGGTATTTTCTGCAACTCACCGTCAAAACCACCAAACCCGTGGTGCTGGTAGGCGCGATGCGTTCCGCAACGGCGCTCTCGGCCGACGGCCCCCTGAATCTTTACAACGGCATCGTGGTGGCGGCGAATAAAACTTCGGCAGACCGGGGCGTGCTCGTGGCGATGAATGATTACATCTATTCCGCCCGCGACGTTACCAAGACCAATACCACCAACGTTTCCACCTTCCAGGCGCCGAACACCGGGCCGCTGGGCGTGGTGATGGACGGGAAAGTGGAATTTTATCACCGCCTCATCCGCAAGCATACCCACGAAACCGTGTTCGATGTTTCCGGCGTGAATTCTTTGCCAAAAGTAGATATCTTGTACGGATATGCGAATACCAACCCCGTGCTGGTAGACGCGCTGGTAAAGGATCGTGTAGCCGGGATCGTAATCGCCGGGGTGGGTAACGGCAACCTTTATCCCACCGTGGAAGCGAAAGTGAAACAGATTACCCGGCAGGGAATTATGGTAGTGCGCTCCAACCGCACCGGCAGCGGACGTGTGTTGCTGAATGCGGAAACCGACGATTCGGCGCTGGGCACGATTGCGGCAGACGACCTCAATCCGCAGAAAGCCCGCATCCTGTTGCAACTGGCGTTATTGAAAACGAAAGATCCGAAGCAAATCCAGCAAATGTTTTTCGAGTATTAA
- a CDS encoding VOC family protein: protein MSYTVPAATTIGHVHLKVSDLQRSLDFYCGLLGFELMTKFGDQAAFISAGGYHHHIGLNTWHSKGMPPAPEHAAGLYHVAILYPTRKDLAEIYKRLTGAGVAFTGFADHGVSEALYLNDPDLNGLELYWDRPRDQWPKDENGEFTMYTHRLNLSDLLQELNG, encoded by the coding sequence ATGAGCTACACTGTACCTGCGGCCACAACGATCGGCCATGTGCACCTGAAGGTTTCCGACCTTCAGCGCTCCCTCGATTTCTATTGCGGATTACTGGGATTTGAACTGATGACGAAGTTCGGCGACCAGGCGGCTTTCATTTCCGCCGGCGGCTACCATCATCATATCGGGCTCAACACCTGGCACAGTAAAGGCATGCCGCCCGCTCCGGAGCATGCCGCGGGCCTCTATCATGTGGCGATCCTATACCCGACCCGGAAAGACCTGGCGGAGATTTACAAAAGGCTCACCGGCGCAGGCGTTGCCTTCACCGGATTCGCGGACCATGGCGTGTCGGAAGCCCTGTACCTCAATGACCCGGATCTCAACGGGCTGGAACTGTACTGGGACCGCCCGCGCGATCAGTGGCCCAAAGACGAAAACGGGGAATTTACCATGTACACCCACCGCCTCAACCTCAGCGACCTGCTGCAGGAATTGAACGGATAA
- a CDS encoding histidine phosphatase family protein, giving the protein MKTLLLIRHAKSSWNDPDQDDFDRPLNKRGKQNAPEMAIRLLGRGLSPELVISSPAKRARSTARIMAKEWNYPREAILLEEELYLCYASTFLKVITRIDDDFSTVAIFAHNPGITDFANYLTEEIRIDNVPTAGVFAISANTEKWEDFDRADKKFLFFDYPKSEEAI; this is encoded by the coding sequence ATGAAAACATTGTTATTGATCCGTCACGCGAAATCCAGCTGGAACGACCCGGACCAGGACGATTTTGACCGGCCCCTAAACAAACGCGGCAAACAGAATGCGCCTGAAATGGCGATCAGGCTGTTGGGCCGCGGGTTGTCGCCCGAGCTGGTCATTTCCAGTCCTGCCAAACGGGCGCGCTCCACTGCCCGCATCATGGCTAAAGAGTGGAATTATCCGCGGGAGGCCATCCTGCTCGAAGAAGAGCTGTACCTCTGCTATGCCTCCACTTTTTTGAAGGTCATCACCCGCATCGACGACGATTTCAGTACCGTTGCCATCTTCGCCCACAACCCTGGCATCACAGATTTCGCGAATTATCTCACCGAAGAAATCCGCATTGACAATGTTCCCACGGCAGGAGTTTTTGCTATCTCCGCCAACACCGAAAAGTGGGAGGATTTCGATCGCGCCGACAAAAAATTCCTTTTTTTCGACTATCCCAAAAGCGAGGAAGCGATATAG
- a CDS encoding serine hydrolase gives MKRILSLVLAITFLQANAQQRAVTFMGDSLDNYVIKAMEEWQIPGTAVAVVKEGKVMLMKAYGVREKGKPEKVDTNTVFMIGSNTKAFTATALAQLQAEGKLQLDDPVRKHLPGFRLRDPWLADHAIIRDLLSHRLGFHTFQGDFMFFDSDMRSAQILEKLGLMEPPFGFRTTWGYCNAAFLAAGEIIPQATGKTWAEYLKEKFFGPLGMRNTIALSKEIPAVKNIAAAHTVFLGELKKVPYGNIDNMAPAGSIGSSVADMTHWVKALLANGQYEGREVISPDAIAETRLPHSSLGEGGAPFNRKQFNLYGLGWFTSSYEGRLIVEHTGGVNGFVTAVRLVPEENLGIIVLTNTESNNFYNDLTAELTDACLQLPFRNYTRASLDEYNAEQAQIKQALEKIKEEVADKPAMNVPLQAFTGTYEHPLYGRMNIRLERDTLMMRFEHHRNLVGKLLPWKADKFICFYNNTIYGIKETLFTAENGKVTTVTTRVSGFVENTPYVFRKVD, from the coding sequence ATGAAACGCATCTTATCCCTGGTCCTGGCGATCACTTTCCTACAGGCAAATGCCCAGCAGCGCGCGGTTACTTTTATGGGTGACAGCCTCGATAATTACGTAATTAAAGCCATGGAGGAATGGCAGATTCCCGGGACGGCGGTGGCGGTGGTGAAGGAGGGAAAGGTGATGTTGATGAAAGCTTATGGGGTAAGGGAAAAGGGGAAGCCCGAGAAAGTGGATACGAATACGGTGTTCATGATCGGGTCTAATACAAAGGCTTTTACGGCGACGGCGCTGGCGCAGCTCCAGGCGGAAGGGAAGCTGCAGCTCGACGATCCCGTGCGCAAGCATCTTCCCGGATTCCGGCTGCGCGACCCCTGGCTGGCGGACCACGCCATCATCCGCGACCTGCTGAGCCACAGACTGGGATTTCATACGTTCCAGGGGGATTTCATGTTTTTCGATTCGGACATGCGCTCCGCGCAGATCCTGGAAAAGCTGGGCCTGATGGAGCCGCCGTTCGGGTTCCGCACGACCTGGGGATATTGCAATGCCGCGTTCCTCGCCGCGGGCGAGATCATTCCGCAAGCAACGGGCAAAACCTGGGCGGAATACTTGAAGGAGAAATTTTTCGGGCCCTTGGGCATGCGCAACACCATCGCCCTGTCGAAAGAAATACCGGCGGTGAAGAACATCGCGGCAGCGCACACCGTGTTTCTCGGTGAGTTGAAGAAGGTTCCTTACGGTAACATCGACAACATGGCGCCAGCCGGGAGCATCGGGTCTTCGGTGGCGGATATGACGCATTGGGTGAAAGCCCTCCTGGCGAACGGGCAATACGAAGGCCGGGAAGTCATTTCCCCGGACGCCATCGCCGAAACGCGGCTGCCGCATTCCAGCCTCGGCGAAGGGGGAGCCCCTTTCAACCGGAAACAGTTCAATCTCTATGGTCTCGGGTGGTTCACTTCATCGTACGAGGGGCGCCTCATCGTGGAACACACCGGCGGCGTAAATGGTTTTGTGACGGCCGTACGGCTCGTCCCTGAAGAGAACCTGGGTATTATCGTGCTCACCAATACCGAAAGTAACAACTTCTATAACGATCTCACCGCCGAACTCACCGACGCCTGCCTTCAGCTGCCCTTTCGCAATTACACCCGTGCTTCGCTCGACGAATACAACGCGGAACAGGCGCAGATCAAACAGGCACTGGAAAAAATAAAGGAGGAAGTGGCTGACAAACCCGCAATGAACGTGCCTTTGCAGGCTTTTACCGGTACCTACGAACATCCCCTTTATGGTAGAATGAACATCCGTTTGGAGAGGGATACGCTCATGATGCGCTTCGAACATCACCGGAACCTCGTGGGCAAGCTCCTTCCCTGGAAGGCGGATAAATTCATCTGTTTCTATAATAATACCATCTACGGCATCAAGGAAACGCTCTTCACGGCGGAAAACGGCAAAGTAACCACGGTGACCACGCGGGTATCGGGTTTTGTAGAGAATACGCCTTACGTATTCCGCAAGGTGGACTAG
- a CDS encoding peptidylprolyl isomerase gives MKKFVISSFAAMFLFQVAVAQQKKIIADKIVAKVGEKIILQSDIESALVDMQQQALEGVPLPANAPCAAIEQIIAQKILVLQAERDSLPISESDVEGRIESQIRWAEQRYNGRENMTKVTGYTIYQLRERFRDAIRENMLAKAMRDKIVNSVKVTPTEVRTNFEKIPQDSLPFYESELEIGQLVLLPKASREMDKYAYDRLMDIRSKVEKKEGEFGTYASLYSEDPAVRENNGVYPLNRYDKNWDPEFLSASFRLREGEMSNPVKSQFGYHLIKMLKRAGDNVTVQHILLKPNVMTNEIKNAIQKLDTIRANIIAGKTNFAEAVAKYSDDPMAKFSGGMLTNPMTNSTFITIDQLNDPSTKDIVMLIDSLKPGGVTKPIEFTDEQGRKGVRLVYLKTRTEPHRENLRDDYSRIQQRTLQEKQATALAKWLVDKVPTFYVHVEDEYKQCENVSKWSAANNIMASN, from the coding sequence ATGAAGAAATTTGTCATATCTTCCTTCGCCGCCATGTTCCTTTTCCAGGTAGCCGTGGCGCAGCAGAAAAAGATTATTGCCGACAAGATAGTTGCCAAGGTGGGTGAAAAGATCATCCTTCAGTCCGACATCGAGTCGGCGCTGGTGGATATGCAACAGCAAGCCCTCGAAGGCGTTCCATTACCGGCCAACGCGCCCTGCGCCGCCATCGAGCAGATTATCGCACAGAAAATCCTGGTACTCCAGGCTGAGCGCGACTCGCTTCCCATTTCCGAATCAGACGTGGAAGGCCGTATCGAATCCCAGATCCGTTGGGCCGAACAGCGCTACAACGGCCGCGAGAACATGACGAAAGTGACTGGCTACACCATCTACCAGCTCCGCGAACGCTTCCGCGACGCTATCCGTGAGAACATGCTCGCCAAAGCCATGCGCGACAAGATCGTGAACTCCGTGAAAGTGACACCCACAGAAGTGCGTACCAATTTCGAAAAAATACCGCAAGACAGCCTGCCGTTCTACGAATCCGAACTCGAAATCGGCCAGCTCGTGCTCCTGCCCAAAGCAAGCCGCGAGATGGACAAATACGCGTACGACAGGCTCATGGATATCCGCAGCAAGGTTGAAAAGAAAGAGGGCGAATTCGGCACCTATGCCAGCCTCTACTCCGAAGACCCCGCCGTTCGCGAGAACAATGGCGTTTATCCCCTCAACCGTTACGATAAAAACTGGGATCCGGAATTCCTCTCCGCCAGCTTCCGGCTGCGCGAAGGTGAAATGTCCAACCCTGTGAAGTCGCAGTTTGGCTACCACCTGATCAAGATGCTGAAACGCGCGGGCGACAACGTGACCGTGCAGCACATCCTCCTCAAGCCGAACGTAATGACCAACGAAATCAAGAACGCCATCCAGAAGCTGGACACCATCCGCGCCAACATTATCGCGGGTAAGACCAACTTCGCGGAAGCCGTAGCCAAATACAGCGATGATCCCATGGCGAAGTTCAGCGGCGGTATGCTGACCAACCCGATGACCAACAGTACTTTCATCACCATCGACCAGCTGAACGACCCGTCTACCAAAGACATCGTAATGCTGATCGATTCCCTGAAACCGGGTGGCGTTACCAAACCGATCGAATTTACCGACGAGCAAGGCCGTAAAGGCGTTCGCCTCGTGTACCTGAAAACACGTACCGAGCCGCACCGCGAAAACCTTCGCGACGATTACTCCCGCATCCAGCAGCGCACACTCCAGGAAAAACAGGCAACCGCCCTGGCCAAATGGCTGGTAGACAAAGTGCCGACTTTCTATGTGCATGTGGAAGACGAATACAAACAATGCGAGAACGTGTCCAAATGGTCGGCCGCCAACAATATTATGGCCTCCAATTAA
- the aspA gene encoding aspartate ammonia-lyase, with protein sequence MAQRREHDFLGEREIPADVYYGIQTLRAIENFHITGIPLNTEPLFVQALAYVKKGAAMANAELGALDKNIAEYIGKASDKVIAGEYNSQFITDLIQGGAGTSVNMNANEVIANVALELMGKKKGEYDFCHPNNHVNCSQSTNDAYPTAFRIALINKLSSYKQSLAALAESFDKKGDEFKQVLKMGRTQLQDAVPMSMGDEFKAFATTIREELARVEESKRLISEINMGATAIGTGVNAPEGYAELVTKHLAKITGLPLVLASDLIEATVDTGAYVQLSGVLKRTAVKVSKICNDLRLLSSGPRCGLNEINLPPMQPGSSIMPGKVNPVIPEVVNQTAFYVIGADLTLTLAAEAGQLQLNVMEPVIAFSLFTSITYMTNAIHTLREKCVDGITANAKHTQEMVMQSIGIVTQLNPIIGYEPSAAIAREALETGKSVHDIAVKEKKLVTQEKWDEIFTFENMIRPKFINS encoded by the coding sequence ATGGCACAACGCAGAGAACATGATTTTTTAGGCGAACGCGAGATCCCGGCGGACGTATATTATGGCATCCAAACCCTCCGGGCGATCGAAAATTTTCATATCACTGGTATCCCGCTGAATACGGAACCGCTGTTCGTCCAGGCGCTGGCTTATGTGAAGAAAGGCGCAGCCATGGCGAATGCTGAGCTGGGCGCCCTCGATAAGAACATCGCCGAATACATCGGGAAAGCCAGCGACAAGGTGATTGCCGGGGAATACAATTCCCAGTTCATCACCGACCTGATCCAGGGCGGCGCGGGCACCAGTGTGAACATGAACGCCAACGAAGTGATCGCTAACGTTGCACTGGAGCTTATGGGCAAAAAGAAAGGCGAATACGACTTCTGCCATCCCAATAACCATGTGAACTGCTCACAGTCTACCAACGATGCCTACCCCACCGCGTTCCGCATCGCGCTGATCAATAAGCTTTCCTCCTACAAACAAAGCCTGGCCGCGCTCGCCGAGTCGTTCGACAAGAAAGGCGATGAATTCAAACAAGTCCTAAAAATGGGCCGCACCCAGCTGCAGGACGCCGTGCCGATGAGCATGGGCGACGAGTTCAAGGCTTTTGCCACCACCATCCGCGAAGAGCTGGCACGTGTGGAAGAAAGCAAGCGCCTCATTTCCGAAATCAATATGGGCGCCACCGCCATCGGTACCGGTGTGAATGCACCGGAAGGATATGCGGAACTGGTGACGAAACATCTCGCCAAAATCACCGGCCTGCCGCTGGTGCTCGCCAGCGACCTGATCGAGGCCACGGTGGATACCGGCGCTTACGTGCAGTTGTCTGGGGTGCTGAAACGCACGGCGGTGAAGGTGTCGAAGATTTGTAATGATTTGCGGCTGCTGTCGTCCGGCCCGCGCTGCGGCCTCAACGAAATCAATTTACCGCCTATGCAGCCGGGGTCTTCCATCATGCCGGGCAAGGTAAATCCCGTGATCCCCGAAGTGGTGAACCAGACGGCGTTTTATGTGATCGGCGCGGATCTTACCCTTACCCTCGCCGCGGAAGCCGGCCAGTTGCAACTGAACGTGATGGAACCGGTGATCGCTTTCTCGCTTTTCACTTCGATTACTTATATGACAAACGCCATCCACACGCTCCGCGAAAAATGCGTGGACGGGATCACGGCGAATGCGAAACATACGCAGGAAATGGTGATGCAGAGCATCGGGATTGTAACGCAGCTCAACCCCATCATCGGTTACGAGCCCTCGGCAGCGATCGCGCGGGAGGCGCTGGAGACAGGTAAATCTGTGCACGACATCGCGGTGAAGGAGAAGAAGCTGGTTACGCAAGAGAAGTGGGATGAGATATTTACGTTCGAGAATATGATCCGCCCCAAGTTCATTAACAGCTAA
- a CDS encoding acyl-CoA thioesterase, translating to MTHEEKIQRSETRIFKAVFPNTTNHYDTLFGGTAMQLMDEVAFITATRYARKRMVTVSSDKIDFKKPIPAGTIVELIGRVSHTGNTSLQVLVEIFVEEMYSEERYRAISGTFTFVAIDEYKRPVPLEA from the coding sequence ATGACACACGAAGAAAAGATTCAACGATCGGAGACGCGCATTTTCAAGGCCGTGTTTCCCAATACGACCAACCACTACGACACACTTTTCGGCGGCACCGCCATGCAACTGATGGACGAAGTCGCTTTCATCACTGCAACGCGTTACGCGCGCAAACGCATGGTCACCGTGTCTTCTGACAAAATCGATTTTAAAAAACCCATCCCCGCAGGTACCATCGTGGAATTGATCGGCCGGGTTTCGCATACGGGCAACACCAGCCTGCAGGTGCTGGTGGAAATTTTCGTGGAAGAAATGTATTCTGAAGAAAGATACCGCGCGATCAGCGGCACATTTACTTTCGTAGCCATCGACGAATACAAGCGCCCTGTACCGTTGGAAGCCTAG
- a CDS encoding low affinity iron permease family protein — translation MNEKGEKKVPFFERFAGKVVSATGSPWAFTVAFSVILMWAITGPLFAFSDTWQLVINTGTTIITFLMVFIIQKSQNKDSKSIQLKLNELIACTKAASNRLIDIEELSEEELNTLHKFYSKLAEDTKLHLDIKKSHSIEEAIENTQDKLKKR, via the coding sequence ATGAACGAGAAGGGAGAAAAAAAGGTCCCGTTTTTCGAGCGGTTCGCCGGCAAAGTCGTATCCGCTACCGGCAGCCCCTGGGCTTTTACCGTCGCTTTCTCCGTCATCCTCATGTGGGCCATAACCGGCCCGCTGTTCGCGTTTTCCGATACCTGGCAGCTCGTCATCAATACAGGTACCACCATTATAACGTTCCTGATGGTATTTATCATCCAGAAATCGCAGAACAAGGATTCCAAATCGATCCAGTTAAAGCTCAACGAGCTCATCGCCTGTACAAAAGCAGCCAGCAACCGCCTGATCGACATCGAGGAACTGTCGGAAGAAGAGCTTAATACCCTCCACAAGTTCTACTCGAAACTCGCGGAAGACACCAAGCTGCATCTCGACATCAAAAAATCGCATTCCATCGAAGAAGCGATAGAAAACACGCAGGATAAATTGAAAAAGCGGTAG